One window of Nocardia nova SH22a genomic DNA carries:
- a CDS encoding bifunctional 3-(3-hydroxy-phenyl)propionate/3-hydroxycinnamic acid hydroxylase: MSDSGIADVIVVGAGPVGSTAALLADRLGLSVVLVDSSTEVYPKPRAIHFDADIMRIFQFAGLADELTPRVRATSGALHLGADGEPIRDFRVVATEGDLGWMPHYMFYQPELDALLRQRAAESAGVRTAYGWSCESVDELDDHVVVELRDGSGSVRRERARYVIAADGSASPIRKALGIELTDYGFDEPWVVIDGDVDDETLGPDYSIMYCDPRRPATYVPGPRGHRRWEFMILPGEDGAALGTPDAALDLIREVTPWLGDGQLEIGRAAVYRFHALVAERWRHGRVLLAGDAAHQTPPFYGQGMCHGIRDVRNLTWKLKAVLREDVSDGLLDSYQQEREPHVRAIIEQSVANGRYICVLDDAEARARDARMRELMANPAPRAPKTWRDTIPGLSAGVLHEGTLSPATGLLFPQPRVTRAGIRRTRLDEVLGQGWALVVAAPHSVPDASDVAILVVGQDITDEDCVLAQWFRSFGVDAVLIRPDRYVFGVANGADGPRALLDARAAALGQVDRVRVV, translated from the coding sequence ATGAGCGACAGCGGAATCGCCGATGTGATCGTCGTGGGCGCCGGTCCCGTCGGATCGACCGCGGCCCTGCTCGCGGATCGGCTCGGGCTCTCCGTCGTACTGGTCGACAGTTCCACCGAGGTGTATCCGAAGCCACGCGCGATCCATTTCGACGCCGACATCATGCGGATCTTCCAATTCGCCGGGCTCGCAGACGAACTGACGCCTCGCGTGCGCGCCACCTCGGGCGCGCTGCACCTGGGGGCGGACGGCGAGCCGATCCGCGACTTCCGGGTCGTCGCCACCGAGGGTGATCTGGGCTGGATGCCGCATTACATGTTCTACCAGCCCGAACTCGATGCACTGCTGCGGCAGCGAGCGGCCGAGTCGGCCGGCGTCCGCACGGCGTACGGATGGAGCTGTGAATCTGTGGACGAGCTCGACGACCATGTCGTCGTCGAACTGCGTGACGGTTCGGGGTCCGTGCGGCGGGAGCGTGCCCGGTACGTGATCGCCGCCGACGGTTCGGCCAGTCCGATCCGCAAGGCGCTCGGAATCGAATTGACCGACTACGGTTTCGACGAACCCTGGGTGGTGATCGACGGCGACGTCGACGACGAGACGCTGGGACCGGACTACTCGATCATGTACTGCGATCCGCGTCGGCCCGCGACCTACGTGCCCGGCCCGCGCGGCCACCGCCGCTGGGAGTTCATGATTCTCCCCGGTGAGGACGGCGCGGCGCTCGGGACACCGGACGCGGCTCTCGATCTCATCCGAGAGGTCACGCCGTGGCTCGGCGACGGGCAGCTCGAGATCGGGCGGGCCGCGGTGTACCGGTTCCACGCCTTGGTCGCCGAACGCTGGCGGCACGGCCGGGTGCTGCTGGCGGGGGATGCGGCGCATCAGACACCGCCCTTCTACGGGCAGGGGATGTGCCACGGTATCCGCGACGTCCGCAACCTGACCTGGAAACTGAAAGCAGTGCTGCGAGAAGATGTCTCGGACGGTCTCCTCGACAGCTACCAGCAGGAGCGTGAGCCGCACGTGCGGGCGATCATCGAGCAGTCCGTCGCCAATGGGCGCTATATCTGTGTGCTCGACGACGCCGAGGCGCGTGCGCGCGATGCCCGGATGCGTGAGCTGATGGCGAATCCGGCCCCGCGGGCGCCGAAGACCTGGCGCGACACGATCCCCGGGCTGTCCGCCGGTGTGCTGCACGAGGGCACGCTCTCTCCGGCGACCGGACTGTTGTTTCCTCAGCCCCGGGTGACACGGGCCGGTATTCGGCGGACCCGGCTGGACGAAGTTCTCGGACAAGGCTGGGCGCTCGTCGTAGCAGCGCCGCACTCGGTTCCCGACGCCAGCGATGTCGCGATACTCGTTGTCGGACAGGACATCACCGACGAGGACTGCGTGCTGGCGCAATGGTTCCGGTCGTTCGGTGTCGACGCGGTCCTCATCCGGCCGGATCGGTATGTCTTCGGTGTCGCGAACGGAGCCGACGGTCCGCGGGCGTTGCTCGATGCGCGTGCGGCGGCCCTGGGCCAGGTGGATCGAGTCCGAGTTGTCTGA
- a CDS encoding VOC family protein, protein MDPLNHHLVRAGLRVPDIERSAAHAVEVLGLDIVTRDATQVALALPGQDPCLILRAADAAEFDFMALRTTADNLAEIRNRLQVKGIDPLPAVELDGDALRVHAPNGVAVEVGVGAAPVRNESPRPSGPVIGSLDHLSFSAEDPGAFRDFFIDVLGFRLSDSFLDERHWLRCNPNHHTVAVFSGRDGLHHYAFETADIRGLAQLGDLLAERAQNFIWGPGRHGLGQNIFTYHLDPAGSILEVTSDMLQIESEAEWEAEVWTDAAKSGVLWGPMPPTGFRDLSIPAGSAPEQVR, encoded by the coding sequence TTGGACCCCCTCAATCACCACCTCGTCCGCGCGGGCCTGCGCGTACCGGATATCGAACGTTCCGCGGCGCACGCGGTCGAGGTCCTCGGCCTCGACATCGTGACCCGAGATGCCACACAGGTCGCACTGGCACTGCCCGGCCAGGACCCCTGCCTGATCCTGCGGGCCGCCGACGCCGCGGAGTTCGACTTCATGGCCCTGCGCACCACCGCCGACAACCTCGCGGAGATCCGAAACCGTCTGCAGGTCAAGGGAATCGATCCGCTTCCAGCCGTCGAACTGGACGGCGACGCGCTGCGTGTCCACGCTCCGAACGGCGTCGCGGTGGAAGTGGGTGTCGGCGCCGCGCCGGTGCGCAACGAGTCGCCACGCCCCTCCGGTCCGGTGATCGGTTCACTCGATCATCTGAGCTTCTCGGCCGAGGACCCGGGCGCCTTCCGCGACTTCTTCATCGACGTGCTCGGCTTCCGGTTGTCCGACAGCTTCCTCGACGAGCGACATTGGCTGCGCTGCAACCCGAACCACCACACGGTCGCCGTCTTCTCCGGGCGTGACGGACTGCATCACTACGCCTTCGAGACCGCCGACATCCGTGGTCTCGCGCAACTGGGAGATCTGCTGGCCGAGCGCGCACAGAACTTCATCTGGGGCCCCGGCCGTCACGGACTCGGACAGAACATCTTCACCTACCACCTCGATCCCGCGGGTTCGATCCTCGAAGTCACCTCCGACATGCTGCAGATCGAATCCGAGGCGGAATGGGAGGCCGAAGTGTGGACGGACGCGGCGAAGTCGGGCGTGCTGTGGGGACCCATGCCGCCGACCGGCTTTCGCGACCTGTCCATTCCCGCCGGCTCGGCGCCGGAGCAAGTTCGATGA
- a CDS encoding 3-keto-5-aminohexanoate cleavage protein produces the protein MSVVLTVAPTGPIATKSDNPALPTTPEEIADSVAAAYAAGAAVAHIHLRDEQQRPTADLRIAERAVGLIGDRCPILVQLSTGVGLSVPFEERARLVELKPAMATLNPCSMTFAGGEFRNPPADVRRLAARMRDLGIKPELEIYDTGHLDECLRFRDEGLLEGHLQFSIVMGVRGGMAATPENLMTVVRRLPEDAIWQIIAIGRHNLRLTAIALALGGNARAGMEDTLHLRRGELADSNDQLVRRAAGLATGLELTIADVAAARAQLGLGA, from the coding sequence ATGTCCGTCGTCCTCACGGTCGCTCCCACCGGCCCGATCGCCACGAAGAGCGACAATCCCGCCCTGCCGACCACGCCGGAGGAGATCGCCGATTCGGTCGCGGCGGCCTACGCTGCGGGTGCCGCGGTCGCGCACATCCACCTCAGGGACGAACAGCAGCGGCCGACCGCTGACCTTCGGATCGCCGAGCGCGCCGTCGGGCTCATCGGCGACCGATGCCCGATTCTCGTTCAACTCTCCACCGGAGTGGGATTGTCGGTGCCGTTCGAGGAGCGCGCGCGCCTGGTCGAGCTGAAACCGGCGATGGCGACGCTCAATCCGTGCTCGATGACGTTCGCGGGAGGCGAGTTCCGTAATCCACCGGCCGACGTGCGCCGACTCGCCGCCCGCATGCGCGATCTCGGTATCAAGCCCGAGTTGGAGATCTACGACACCGGCCACCTGGACGAGTGCCTGCGCTTCCGGGACGAGGGACTGCTCGAAGGCCACCTGCAATTCAGCATCGTGATGGGTGTGCGCGGCGGAATGGCCGCGACGCCCGAGAACCTCATGACCGTGGTGCGGCGGCTGCCGGAGGACGCGATCTGGCAGATCATCGCCATCGGCAGGCACAACCTGCGGCTCACGGCGATCGCCCTCGCTCTCGGGGGCAACGCCCGGGCGGGCATGGAAGACACGCTGCATCTGCGGCGCGGCGAACTCGCCGACAGCAACGACCAATTGGTTCGCCGGGCCGCGGGCCTCGCGACCGGGCTCGAGCTGACGATCGCCGATGTCGCTGCCGCCCGCGCCCAGCTCGGTCTCGGCGCATAG
- a CDS encoding VOC family protein: protein MSEYLSQIAHLEITSPDVAASVKFYTERFGLRVVDEVDGKVYLRAWGDYHRYSLIVTPGDEAGLAWMAWRTNSPEALEEAVASVEAAGITGTWNGGGPGHGRSYEFVGPYGHGTRLVWDIEQYRAPAELASSWVDRPERRSDKAGAPRFFDHVTVASRDVRGMATWYAEVLGFRIMAYTDLDEAPITIFSVLTTNEKSHDLGIVIDTSDRPGRVNHVAFWLDTHEELLIAADVLMEYGTPIEYGPSIHGVGEQNFLYVREPSGLRIELNSGGYRNYVPDWEPRVWTPSTGSANIYRNSVMPQSMQESFPYAEGGTGTEEGISDEIKQVLLDPAGTHGQG, encoded by the coding sequence GTGTCCGAATATCTTTCCCAGATCGCCCACCTCGAAATCACGAGCCCCGACGTCGCGGCCTCGGTGAAGTTCTACACCGAGCGCTTCGGCTTGCGCGTCGTCGACGAAGTGGACGGCAAGGTCTACTTGCGAGCGTGGGGTGACTACCACCGGTACAGCCTGATCGTGACCCCGGGCGACGAGGCGGGTCTGGCGTGGATGGCGTGGCGGACGAACTCTCCGGAGGCGCTCGAGGAGGCGGTCGCCAGCGTGGAGGCCGCCGGGATCACCGGGACGTGGAACGGGGGCGGGCCGGGGCACGGTCGTTCCTACGAGTTCGTCGGCCCGTACGGTCACGGGACCCGTCTGGTCTGGGACATCGAGCAGTACCGGGCCCCCGCCGAGCTGGCGTCGAGCTGGGTCGATCGACCGGAACGGCGCAGCGACAAGGCCGGCGCGCCGCGGTTCTTCGACCACGTCACCGTGGCCTCGCGCGACGTGCGCGGCATGGCCACCTGGTACGCCGAGGTGCTCGGCTTCCGGATCATGGCCTACACCGACCTCGACGAGGCGCCGATCACCATCTTCTCGGTGCTCACGACCAACGAGAAGTCGCACGACCTCGGAATCGTCATCGACACCTCCGACCGCCCCGGACGGGTCAACCACGTCGCCTTCTGGCTCGACACCCACGAGGAGCTGCTGATCGCCGCGGATGTGCTCATGGAATACGGCACGCCCATCGAGTACGGCCCCTCGATCCACGGCGTCGGCGAGCAGAACTTCCTCTATGTGCGCGAACCGAGCGGGCTGCGGATCGAGCTGAACTCGGGCGGATACCGCAACTACGTACCCGACTGGGAGCCGCGGGTCTGGACGCCGTCGACCGGTTCGGCGAACATCTACCGGAACTCGGTCATGCCGCAGTCCATGCAGGAGTCGTTCCCGTACGCCGAGGGCGGAACCGGTACCGAGGAAGGGATTTCGGACGAAATCAAGCAGGTTCTGCTGGATCCCGCCGGAACCCACGGGCAGGGATGA
- a CDS encoding FAD-dependent oxidoreductase gives MARLADAAGEGDEVVTGAAGPRGRVGIVGAGPAGMAAALSLGQAGHDVTILERYPAAEPRGNIINLWPPPVKALGLLGVDIDDLGAPCQTIFGSSSGRRRAVIHISDELQAEYGGDFIGLLRPDLYSRMRAALPEGVIEANLGVVAFTQDIDGVHVQLSDGTARDFDVLVGADGINSLVRRTLWGETPPREHNLHIFGGYTVEPIDAARGVCMISWSRTVQASWTSIRSLGRDGFEWWVIEAHSADEPFDEDYHATATRLAADFPSPMPELVALTDPAHMHRWVLRDRKPLPRWSKGRATIIGDAAHPTSPYAGYGAGMSIEDAYFLGRRLAGVDLKDQRAVEAALTAFEEPRRKHTARQSQQAYILSQMFHHAPRVLHPLREFVLDHTPFLQKVAADGTPGEIMKQVDVIQHTEDAFRARIPSTATDPEMT, from the coding sequence ATGGCACGGCTCGCCGACGCCGCTGGCGAAGGAGATGAAGTGGTCACCGGAGCAGCCGGCCCTCGTGGCCGGGTCGGGATCGTCGGGGCCGGACCCGCGGGCATGGCAGCGGCATTGTCGCTGGGCCAGGCGGGGCACGACGTGACGATTCTGGAGAGGTATCCGGCGGCCGAGCCGCGCGGCAACATCATCAACCTCTGGCCGCCGCCGGTGAAGGCGCTCGGGTTGCTCGGTGTCGACATCGACGATCTCGGCGCGCCCTGCCAGACGATCTTCGGCTCGTCGTCGGGGCGGCGGCGAGCGGTGATCCACATCTCCGACGAGCTGCAGGCCGAATACGGCGGTGACTTCATCGGTCTGTTGCGACCGGATCTCTACAGCCGCATGCGTGCCGCGCTGCCCGAGGGGGTCATCGAAGCCAACCTCGGCGTCGTCGCTTTCACACAGGACATCGACGGTGTGCACGTGCAGCTGTCGGACGGAACGGCCCGCGACTTCGACGTCCTGGTCGGCGCCGATGGGATCAACTCGTTGGTCCGGCGGACCCTGTGGGGAGAAACGCCGCCGCGCGAGCACAATCTGCACATCTTCGGCGGATACACCGTCGAACCGATCGACGCGGCGCGCGGAGTCTGCATGATCAGCTGGTCGCGCACGGTGCAGGCGAGCTGGACCTCGATCCGCAGCCTGGGGCGCGACGGGTTCGAATGGTGGGTGATCGAGGCGCACTCGGCGGACGAGCCTTTCGACGAGGACTACCACGCGACCGCGACACGGCTGGCGGCGGACTTCCCCTCGCCCATGCCCGAACTCGTCGCACTCACCGACCCGGCCCATATGCACCGCTGGGTGCTGCGCGACCGAAAGCCCTTGCCGCGCTGGTCGAAAGGCCGAGCGACCATCATCGGCGACGCGGCTCACCCCACCTCGCCCTACGCCGGTTACGGCGCGGGCATGTCGATCGAGGATGCCTATTTCCTCGGACGCCGGCTCGCCGGGGTCGATCTGAAGGATCAACGGGCCGTCGAGGCGGCGCTGACCGCCTTCGAAGAACCGCGCAGAAAGCACACCGCCCGGCAGTCGCAGCAGGCCTACATCCTCAGCCAGATGTTCCATCACGCGCCACGGGTGCTGCATCCACTGCGCGAGTTCGTCCTCGACCACACTCCGTTCCTGCAGAAGGTGGCCGCCGACGGGACACCGGGCGAAATCATGAAGCAGGTCGATGTCATCCAGCACACCGAAGACGCGTTCCGGGCGCGGATCCCGAGCACCGCCACCGACCCGGAGATGACCTGA
- a CDS encoding fumarylacetoacetate hydrolase family protein: protein MKLASFQIDGADDVGIVRPDGVIPLRSLAPDAPTTMREALAWIPVHDPNPLDPDVHALPFDSVRLLPVVPDPAAIWCAALTYLSHVREDPTRPVPDYPLFFLRVPASQIGHGEPMLVPSVSAELDYEGELAVVIGRRGRDIPMATALDHVGGYTCYNDGSVRDWQRHTSQITMGKNFDATGGFGPWLVTPDEFGDPARHRITTRLNGEVVQDASVAELLFPIEYLIHYVSTVSTLEVGDVIVTGTSGGVGVRRNPPLFMRSGDVVEVEIDGIGVLRNPVALAAAPQTGGFHAFHPEITETRSS, encoded by the coding sequence GTGAAACTTGCTTCGTTCCAGATCGACGGCGCCGACGATGTCGGCATCGTCCGGCCCGATGGGGTGATTCCGCTCCGTTCGCTGGCGCCGGACGCGCCCACCACCATGCGCGAGGCCCTCGCCTGGATCCCGGTGCACGATCCGAATCCGCTCGACCCGGACGTGCACGCCCTGCCGTTCGATTCGGTGCGGCTGTTGCCCGTCGTCCCCGACCCGGCGGCGATCTGGTGCGCCGCTCTGACCTACCTCAGTCACGTCAGGGAGGACCCCACCAGGCCGGTACCCGACTATCCCCTCTTCTTCCTCCGGGTCCCCGCCAGCCAGATCGGGCACGGCGAACCGATGCTCGTCCCGTCGGTATCCGCGGAACTCGACTACGAGGGAGAGCTGGCGGTGGTGATCGGCCGCCGCGGCCGGGATATCCCGATGGCGACCGCTCTCGATCACGTCGGCGGCTACACCTGCTACAACGACGGTTCGGTGCGCGACTGGCAGCGCCACACCTCGCAGATCACCATGGGTAAGAACTTCGACGCGACCGGCGGTTTCGGCCCGTGGCTCGTCACCCCGGACGAATTCGGCGATCCGGCCCGCCACCGCATCACGACACGTCTCAACGGCGAGGTCGTGCAGGACGCGAGTGTGGCGGAACTGCTGTTCCCGATCGAATACCTCATCCACTACGTCTCCACCGTCTCGACGCTCGAGGTCGGCGACGTGATCGTCACCGGCACATCCGGAGGCGTCGGTGTGCGCCGCAACCCGCCCCTGTTCATGCGGTCCGGAGACGTCGTCGAAGTCGAGATCGACGGCATCGGCGTGCTGCGCAATCCGGTCGCCCTCGCCGCGGCGCCGCAGACCGGCGGCTTCCATGCCTTCCACCCCGAAATCACCGAGACGAGGTCCTCATGA
- a CDS encoding cupin domain-containing protein yields MTNEQRRIVTGHDSAGRAIFVADGPTPNVWEAPDGGPVFELWQHAGVPDNSTEFADPILGQASFPPPRRGSVFRIVDFAPRASGDRIHMHRTRSLDYCYIIEGSIVAVLDDEERVLKAGDVLVQRGTNHGWRNESGAVCRVLFVLIDAEPLPAPAEDASRESVPGIDGAT; encoded by the coding sequence ATGACCAACGAACAGCGACGCATTGTCACCGGGCACGACTCCGCCGGGCGAGCGATCTTCGTCGCCGACGGCCCCACACCGAACGTGTGGGAGGCCCCCGACGGCGGTCCCGTCTTCGAACTCTGGCAACACGCTGGTGTCCCGGACAATTCGACGGAGTTCGCCGATCCGATCCTCGGGCAGGCGAGTTTCCCGCCGCCACGGCGCGGTTCGGTGTTCCGGATCGTCGACTTCGCCCCTCGCGCGTCCGGCGACCGTATTCACATGCACCGGACGCGCTCGCTCGACTACTGCTACATCATCGAGGGCAGTATCGTCGCGGTGCTCGACGACGAGGAGCGCGTGCTGAAGGCCGGTGACGTTCTCGTACAACGCGGTACGAACCATGGCTGGCGCAACGAGTCGGGCGCTGTCTGCCGCGTGCTCTTCGTCTTGATCGACGCCGAGCCGCTGCCCGCCCCCGCGGAGGACGCCTCCCGCGAATCGGTGCCCGGCATCGACGGTGCTACGTAG
- a CDS encoding PadR family transcriptional regulator has protein sequence MSLKYAILGYLSSGPGSGYDLVQQLDGGLGWFWAASHSQIYPELRRLKTAGLITDTATTVGEKLEKRVYSLTDQGAHELREWTCTEPEYRPNRDPERLQLIFSDNNGADAIRRHLKAHLDYFTKRRDRLVRMRDRILSGQNARVQERLATKSESDRAMTLLLRDLAYGGDVRRAELEIAWASEALARVDALAQGGDSVTQEQQGASSGLD, from the coding sequence GTGTCTCTCAAGTACGCGATTTTGGGCTATCTGAGCTCCGGACCGGGATCCGGGTACGACCTCGTTCAGCAGCTCGACGGCGGCCTGGGATGGTTCTGGGCTGCCTCGCACAGCCAGATCTATCCCGAGCTGCGCCGTCTCAAGACCGCGGGTCTGATCACGGACACCGCCACGACGGTGGGCGAGAAGTTGGAGAAGCGGGTCTACTCGCTGACCGACCAAGGGGCGCACGAGTTGCGGGAGTGGACCTGCACGGAGCCGGAGTATCGCCCCAACCGCGATCCGGAACGATTGCAGCTCATCTTCTCCGACAACAACGGCGCCGATGCGATCCGACGGCACCTCAAAGCGCACCTCGACTACTTCACCAAACGCCGCGACCGACTGGTCCGGATGCGCGACCGAATTCTCTCCGGCCAGAACGCGCGCGTTCAGGAGCGCCTTGCCACGAAGAGCGAATCGGATCGCGCGATGACACTGTTGCTGCGCGATCTCGCCTACGGCGGCGATGTGCGCCGGGCCGAACTCGAAATCGCCTGGGCGTCAGAGGCACTCGCGCGAGTCGACGCCCTGGCACAGGGGGGCGACTCGGTGACACAAGAGCAACAGGGCGCGTCCTCCGGCCTCGATTAG
- a CDS encoding alpha/beta hydrolase family protein → MYRYFPTNYVWSLSVSIAMNCGGQIGEIDQISAPLTEIAKNGDDAGTEKLFQSWVNFADTLVVRAEQEVAQHHPLSAGALYDRASVYYLVAERMQRRDYEPRQEAYRKSVAASKLAIEHNGEPAEYVEIPYEGKSFPAIFCTPGGDAPDGGWPVMVFCNGLDSMKEMLYRLGLPAELARRGIATLCVDQPGTGASLRERDLPAIHDSERWAGAAVDYLETRSDVDPKRIGMSGISLGGYYAPRAAAFEKRFKLCAVWGANYNWGELQKRRLLREGENPVPHYWDHVQWVFGKDSLDEFMDFAPKMSLEGVVEEITVPFLVTHGEDDRQIPMDLATPEYERAINSPDRHWKLFSSAEGGSSHAGADNESVPANYIADWVADRL, encoded by the coding sequence ATGTATCGCTACTTTCCGACCAATTATGTCTGGAGCCTGTCGGTCAGCATCGCGATGAATTGCGGCGGCCAGATCGGCGAGATCGATCAGATCAGCGCGCCGCTGACCGAAATCGCCAAGAACGGCGACGATGCGGGTACCGAGAAGCTCTTCCAGTCCTGGGTGAACTTCGCGGACACGCTCGTCGTGCGTGCCGAACAGGAAGTGGCGCAGCATCATCCGCTGTCGGCGGGAGCACTCTACGACCGCGCGTCGGTCTACTACCTCGTCGCCGAGCGTATGCAGCGGCGCGACTACGAACCGCGCCAGGAGGCCTACCGCAAGTCCGTCGCGGCATCGAAGCTGGCGATCGAGCACAACGGTGAGCCCGCTGAGTACGTCGAAATCCCTTATGAGGGAAAGTCTTTCCCGGCCATCTTCTGCACGCCGGGCGGTGACGCACCCGACGGCGGCTGGCCGGTCATGGTGTTCTGCAACGGCCTCGACTCGATGAAGGAGATGCTGTACCGGCTCGGGCTGCCCGCGGAGCTCGCCCGGCGCGGGATCGCCACCCTGTGCGTCGACCAGCCCGGTACCGGTGCTTCGCTGCGCGAACGAGATCTCCCCGCGATCCACGACTCCGAGCGCTGGGCGGGCGCCGCGGTGGACTACCTCGAGACCAGGAGTGACGTCGACCCGAAACGTATTGGTATGAGCGGTATCTCGCTGGGCGGCTACTACGCACCGCGGGCGGCCGCCTTCGAGAAACGTTTCAAGCTGTGCGCGGTGTGGGGCGCCAACTACAACTGGGGTGAGCTGCAGAAGCGCCGTCTGCTGCGCGAGGGCGAGAATCCGGTCCCGCACTACTGGGACCATGTGCAGTGGGTGTTCGGCAAGGACAGTCTCGACGAGTTCATGGATTTCGCGCCGAAGATGAGCCTCGAGGGAGTCGTCGAAGAGATCACGGTGCCGTTCCTCGTCACCCACGGCGAGGACGATCGCCAGATACCGATGGATCTGGCGACGCCAGAGTACGAGAGGGCGATCAACAGTCCCGATCGGCACTGGAAACTGTTCAGCTCCGCCGAAGGTGGTTCATCGCATGCCGGCGCCGACAACGAGTCGGTGCCCGCCAACTACATCGCCGACTGGGTCGCGGATCGGCTGTGA
- a CDS encoding alpha/beta hydrolase, with amino-acid sequence MPELPRPITPYLESAAKELAEATDPHPRIYEVPPEQGRKILLDLQSGEGVARPDVDEEWVDVDAGQWGTVRTRIIRPKGVTGPLPVVFYIHGAGWVFGDDKTHDRLFRELAVGAGAAGVFPVYDRAPEKQYPTQVEQNYAVGQWVLEHGAEHGLDTTRIAVTGESVGGCMSAVFALMNADRGGIDLKAQVLLYPVTNADFDTPSYLQFAEGYYLTRDGMKWFWDAYTSDPAQRAEKYASPLRASLDDLKGLPTTLVITDEADVLRDEGEQYANKLREAGVNVTAVRVAGMVHDFLLLDSLRDTHAANVARTLAIDALKKALH; translated from the coding sequence ATGCCCGAGCTTCCGCGCCCCATCACTCCGTACCTCGAATCAGCGGCCAAGGAACTGGCCGAGGCCACCGATCCGCATCCGCGGATCTACGAGGTGCCGCCGGAGCAGGGCCGCAAGATCCTTCTCGATCTGCAGAGCGGTGAGGGCGTCGCGCGTCCCGATGTCGACGAGGAATGGGTCGATGTGGACGCCGGGCAGTGGGGCACGGTCCGCACCCGCATCATTCGTCCCAAGGGGGTCACCGGGCCGCTGCCCGTGGTGTTCTACATCCACGGCGCGGGCTGGGTCTTCGGCGATGACAAGACCCACGACCGCCTGTTTCGTGAACTCGCGGTGGGCGCGGGCGCGGCCGGTGTCTTCCCGGTCTACGACCGCGCGCCGGAGAAGCAGTATCCGACCCAGGTGGAACAGAACTACGCGGTCGGCCAGTGGGTGCTCGAACACGGCGCGGAGCACGGTCTGGACACCACCCGCATCGCCGTCACGGGCGAGTCGGTCGGCGGTTGCATGTCGGCGGTATTCGCTTTGATGAACGCCGACCGCGGCGGTATCGATCTCAAGGCCCAGGTGCTGCTGTACCCGGTGACGAACGCCGACTTCGATACGCCGTCCTACCTGCAATTCGCCGAGGGCTACTACCTCACCCGCGACGGCATGAAGTGGTTCTGGGACGCCTATACCAGCGACCCCGCCCAGCGTGCGGAGAAATACGCCTCGCCGCTGCGGGCGTCCCTCGACGACTTGAAGGGGCTTCCCACCACTCTCGTCATCACCGACGAGGCCGACGTGCTGCGCGACGAGGGTGAGCAGTACGCCAACAAACTGCGTGAGGCGGGTGTAAATGTGACGGCCGTCCGGGTCGCCGGTATGGTCCACGACTTCCTGCTCCTGGACAGTCTGCGAGACACCCACGCGGCCAACGTCGCTCGCACGCTGGCCATCGACGCCCTGAAGAAAGCGCTGCATTGA
- a CDS encoding alpha/beta fold hydrolase, translating into MASRFDDSGRSHAGNSRPGGRSPLVLIAPAMAIGSGYYRPLVAEFAARGWEAKAMTRRGFETGRPRASRGLDWAYDDEIDDIATEVANARADHPDRPIILLGHSLGGQLAAGHELTRSPVDGLVTVGGALPYHRTYPLSGPHLLVMGAVIVPLLTALFGYLPQPAFGAPGARTMMREWARMVVTGRPPFPMESRIRTPSLVIGLDHDAMAPARSIDSFATRIFEASAVTRWHYRDDDVPAGASNDHIGWVRTSAPIVDRIVTWWETTSGTARAVVDRSRSVR; encoded by the coding sequence TTGGCATCACGATTCGATGATTCGGGACGGTCCCACGCGGGCAATTCCCGTCCCGGCGGGCGGTCGCCGCTGGTGCTCATCGCGCCCGCGATGGCGATCGGCTCCGGCTACTACCGGCCGTTGGTCGCCGAGTTCGCCGCCCGCGGCTGGGAGGCGAAGGCGATGACGCGTCGGGGATTCGAAACCGGCCGGCCTCGGGCGAGTCGAGGGCTGGATTGGGCCTACGACGACGAAATCGACGATATCGCAACGGAAGTCGCGAACGCGCGAGCCGACCATCCGGATCGCCCGATCATCCTGCTGGGGCACAGTCTGGGCGGGCAGCTGGCGGCCGGTCACGAACTCACCCGATCGCCCGTGGACGGTCTCGTCACCGTCGGCGGGGCACTGCCGTATCACCGCACCTATCCGTTGTCGGGTCCGCACCTGCTGGTCATGGGAGCGGTGATCGTGCCCCTGCTCACCGCGCTCTTCGGCTACCTGCCCCAACCCGCATTCGGTGCGCCGGGCGCCCGGACCATGATGCGGGAATGGGCGCGGATGGTCGTCACCGGACGTCCGCCGTTTCCGATGGAATCCCGCATCCGAACACCTTCTCTCGTCATCGGTCTCGACCACGATGCGATGGCCCCGGCCCGGTCGATCGACAGCTTCGCCACGCGGATCTTCGAAGCCTCCGCCGTGACCCGGTGGCATTACCGCGACGATGACGTTCCGGCCGGGGCGAGCAACGACCACATCGGGTGGGTCCGCACGAGCGCGCCGATCGTCGATCGAATCGTCACCTGGTGGGAGACGACGAGCGGGACTGCTCGCGCGGTGGTCGATCGTTCTCGATCCGTCCGCTGA